From Acetomicrobium sp. S15 = DSM 107314, one genomic window encodes:
- a CDS encoding TRAP transporter large permease subunit — protein MRSRASGMVIYAMCEGRVSVAALFLAGVIPGILVGLTQMVVAYFISIKKGYSA, from the coding sequence ATGCGAAGCAGAGCTTCCGGGATGGTCATTTATGCTATGTGCGAAGGTCGAGTTTCCGTGGCGGCTCTCTTTTTGGCAGGGGTAATACCCGGTATTTTGGTAGGTTTGACGCAGATGGTGGTGGCATATTTTATTTCGATTAAGAAGGGTTATTCAGCTA